In the genome of Bacillus sp. S3, one region contains:
- a CDS encoding beta-N-acetylglucosaminidase domain-containing protein yields the protein MWKKIACSFLSLGMTCSITIGHQSDVYAISDPPVNNISTKLVPMPQKVDIKNGSLQVSSRVNIIGEEAADQDALHILTEFLKANTIEINEEFDSKSTTIALGEEDKLNPELKGLEKQLGLPNDTELKAEGYTLAVNSEENEMSKGGTIFVKGKDGDGTFYGVKTLLQLAEKEDNTIEVNNVMITDEPSMSVRGIVEGFYGKPWSHNDRLDQIEFYGDYKLNTYIYAPKDDPYHREKWRVPYPENEMKRMEELITAAKSNKVDFVFALSPGIDIRFDGQSGEDDFQALLAKSESLYDMGVRSFAILFDDIGNKQGAKQANLLNRFNEEFIKTKTDVTPLITVPTEYDTHAMGEIGNLSTYTKAFSETLNKDVKVMWTGQAVVSEALPLENVEFMREVYGDRIGVWWNYPVSDYLRSKLALGPIVNIDNRLEGKLDFFTMNPMEHADLSKISLATGADYSWNTSNYDSDRSWNRSIELLFNDLAPEMKTFANHSSRMTGSWSIGRGDAVNVRKTMDQFWSKLSKRQDTTQEINLLTKEFVEMVQAANTLKEELPPEILSEALASLNKLKLLGENDQLALEMVLAKRNTETEKYNELKKKIEANLPALNGGNRVSEETALAFIKEALEYDPLPKVSFDVSKTFVAPGEEIKFQNTSSMTTEEIEWTFEGAKVEKSIEPNPTVVYEQEGLYTVKLVGKNPLGQDEVIKENVITVSNLANKDTTNLALGKSAAASSSCAPSERPQYAVDGKLNTKWCGNGSGTHQLTVDLGGMNLVSEIVMKHAEEGGEPSGSNTSAYRVLISEDGVNFKELVKVTGNKSGITKDQVPATKGRYVRLMVDKPTQGDDRAARIYEFEVMGLEGDVALPPKYEKPKVEKSILEKTAAEANEKIESDYTVKSWDLFVLALEKANEVLADEKATQDEVNAASENLAKAITGLVRKETFIETGINSIDEDIKTAYEQGLITNHGIVNSLLAKVDHIQKHQADKQKVIDGLHALGNQVKAQSGKKISQEYAEELLSIIEELKNEIAALK from the coding sequence ATGTGGAAGAAAATAGCCTGCTCATTTTTGTCCTTGGGAATGACATGCAGCATAACCATTGGACATCAATCTGATGTGTATGCAATATCTGATCCCCCTGTAAATAATATAAGCACTAAGCTGGTCCCAATGCCCCAGAAGGTAGATATTAAAAACGGGTCCCTGCAAGTAAGCAGCCGTGTAAATATTATCGGAGAAGAAGCTGCCGACCAAGATGCCTTACATATTTTAACGGAATTTTTAAAAGCAAATACGATTGAAATCAATGAAGAATTTGATAGCAAATCTACCACGATCGCTTTAGGGGAAGAAGATAAACTCAACCCAGAGCTAAAGGGTTTGGAAAAACAGCTCGGCCTGCCGAATGATACAGAATTAAAAGCGGAAGGTTACACCTTGGCGGTTAACTCGGAAGAAAATGAAATGAGTAAAGGCGGCACCATCTTTGTCAAAGGAAAAGATGGGGACGGCACCTTTTACGGTGTAAAAACTCTCCTTCAGCTTGCTGAGAAAGAGGATAACACCATTGAAGTGAATAATGTAATGATTACGGATGAACCATCAATGAGCGTCAGAGGGATCGTTGAGGGTTTTTATGGGAAACCATGGAGCCACAATGACCGCCTGGATCAAATAGAGTTCTATGGAGATTATAAACTGAATACGTACATCTATGCCCCTAAGGACGATCCCTATCATCGGGAAAAATGGCGTGTGCCCTATCCGGAAAATGAGATGAAACGTATGGAAGAATTAATTACTGCCGCAAAGAGTAACAAAGTTGATTTTGTGTTTGCTCTTTCTCCAGGTATCGATATTCGCTTTGATGGTCAAAGCGGAGAAGACGATTTTCAAGCACTGCTGGCGAAAAGCGAATCGCTTTATGACATGGGCGTGCGCAGCTTTGCCATCCTGTTTGATGATATTGGCAATAAACAAGGGGCTAAACAAGCAAACCTATTAAATCGTTTTAACGAAGAATTTATTAAAACAAAGACAGATGTGACGCCGCTTATCACCGTTCCAACAGAGTATGATACACATGCAATGGGCGAAATCGGTAATTTAAGCACTTATACGAAGGCGTTCTCAGAGACACTTAATAAAGATGTTAAGGTCATGTGGACCGGTCAGGCTGTTGTTTCGGAAGCACTTCCGTTAGAAAATGTTGAATTTATGCGCGAAGTATATGGGGACCGAATTGGCGTTTGGTGGAATTATCCGGTTTCCGATTATTTGAGATCTAAGCTCGCCCTTGGTCCGATTGTTAATATCGATAATCGCCTGGAAGGAAAACTTGATTTTTTCACCATGAACCCCATGGAACATGCAGATCTTTCTAAAATCAGCTTGGCAACAGGAGCCGATTATTCTTGGAATACTTCAAACTATGATTCTGATCGTTCATGGAATCGTTCCATCGAACTCCTATTTAATGATCTTGCCCCTGAGATGAAAACTTTTGCTAATCACTCATCACGTATGACTGGTTCTTGGAGTATTGGACGTGGAGATGCTGTCAATGTACGAAAGACGATGGATCAATTTTGGTCAAAACTATCCAAAAGACAAGATACAACACAGGAAATCAATCTATTAACGAAAGAGTTTGTCGAGATGGTCCAAGCAGCAAACACGTTAAAGGAAGAATTGCCGCCAGAGATCCTAAGTGAAGCTTTAGCAAGTTTAAACAAACTAAAACTATTGGGAGAAAACGATCAATTAGCTTTAGAAATGGTTTTAGCTAAGAGAAATACAGAGACGGAGAAATACAATGAATTAAAGAAAAAGATTGAAGCCAACCTACCTGCCCTTAATGGTGGCAATAGAGTCTCTGAAGAAACGGCTCTAGCATTTATCAAGGAAGCCCTTGAATACGACCCATTACCCAAAGTTTCCTTTGACGTGTCCAAAACTTTCGTTGCACCGGGAGAAGAAATAAAGTTTCAAAATACGAGTTCAATGACAACGGAAGAAATAGAATGGACGTTTGAAGGGGCGAAGGTCGAGAAAAGTATAGAACCAAATCCAACCGTTGTTTATGAACAAGAGGGACTGTATACCGTTAAGCTTGTGGGGAAAAACCCTCTTGGACAAGATGAAGTGATAAAAGAAAATGTAATTACCGTTTCCAATCTTGCTAATAAGGATACAACCAATCTCGCCCTTGGTAAATCCGCTGCAGCTTCTAGTTCCTGCGCTCCATCGGAACGGCCTCAATATGCCGTTGACGGGAAATTGAATACAAAATGGTGTGGTAATGGTTCTGGGACACACCAGTTAACGGTTGATTTAGGAGGAATGAATTTAGTCAGTGAGATTGTGATGAAGCACGCTGAAGAAGGCGGCGAGCCATCAGGCAGTAATACTTCCGCATACCGTGTCCTAATCAGTGAAGATGGTGTAAATTTCAAAGAGTTAGTCAAAGTTACTGGCAATAAGAGCGGGATTACCAAGGATCAAGTCCCTGCTACAAAAGGCCGGTATGTTCGCCTAATGGTTGACAAGCCAACCCAAGGGGACGATAGGGCCGCTCGTATTTATGAGTTTGAAGTGATGGGACTAGAGGGAGATGTTGCATTACCACCGAAATACGAAAAGCCAAAAGTAGAAAAATCAATCTTAGAAAAGACAGCAGCAGAGGCAAATGAGAAAATAGAGTCCGACTATACAGTTAAAAGCTGGGATTTATTTGTTCTTGCTTTAGAAAAGGCGAATGAGGTTCTAGCCGACGAGAAAGCAACCCAGGATGAAGTAAATGCAGCAAGTGAAAACCTGGCAAAAGCGATAACAGGCCTTGTACGAAAAGAAACATTTATTGAAACAGGAATAAACAGCATAGATGAGGACATAAAAACAGCTTATGAGCAAGGCTTGATTACAAATCACGGGATAGTAAACAGTTTGCTTGCCAAAGTGGATCATATCCAGAAACATCAAGCCGATAAACAGAAAGTAATTGATGGGTTACATGCTCTTGGAAACCAAGTTAAGGCGCAATCCGGTAAAAAGATATCCCAAGAATATGCTGAAGAGCTTCTAAGCATAATCGAGGAATTGAAAAATGAAATAGCGGCCCTGAAGTAG
- the manA gene encoding mannose-6-phosphate isomerase, class I has protein sequence MYNNEPIFLQPVLQERIWGGQKLSTEFHYEIPSDKTGEAWVISAHPHGPSMITNGPLAGKTLADAWNEHKELFNKKADEQGEYPLLVKILDAADDLSVQVHPNDQFAREVEGVPYGKTECWYVLSAEEGAELVLGHYAQTEEDLAEMIDQGQWDKLLRRVKVKAGDFVYVPSGTIHAIGKGIVILETQQSSDITYRVYDYDRKDAAGNTRELHLERSKQVTTVPHQDAAVEQTEKVTGGLAEKKLVEEQYFTVYHWQLNGQADCEMNADYLQVSVIEGQTVLIMDGQSFELKKGTHFILPQGVREFKLEGNAEFIVSHE, from the coding sequence ATGTACAACAATGAGCCGATTTTTTTACAACCTGTGTTACAGGAGAGGATTTGGGGCGGGCAGAAGCTAAGCACTGAGTTCCATTATGAGATTCCGAGCGATAAGACCGGTGAGGCATGGGTGATTTCTGCGCATCCGCATGGTCCAAGCATGATTACCAATGGTCCGCTTGCGGGAAAAACATTAGCCGATGCCTGGAATGAACATAAGGAGCTTTTTAATAAAAAGGCTGACGAACAAGGAGAGTATCCATTACTTGTGAAAATTTTGGATGCAGCTGATGATTTATCCGTTCAAGTTCACCCAAATGATCAATTTGCCCGTGAAGTCGAAGGTGTTCCTTATGGAAAAACCGAATGCTGGTACGTGCTAAGCGCCGAAGAAGGAGCAGAGCTTGTGTTAGGTCATTATGCCCAGACTGAAGAGGATTTGGCGGAGATGATTGATCAAGGTCAATGGGACAAGCTTTTAAGACGCGTTAAAGTGAAGGCGGGCGATTTTGTCTATGTTCCAAGCGGTACGATTCATGCGATTGGAAAAGGGATTGTGATTCTTGAAACGCAGCAAAGTTCTGATATTACCTACCGTGTGTATGACTATGACCGGAAAGACGCAGCCGGCAATACACGCGAATTACATCTTGAACGATCTAAACAGGTGACAACCGTGCCGCATCAGGACGCCGCAGTTGAGCAGACTGAAAAGGTTACTGGTGGTTTAGCTGAAAAGAAATTGGTTGAGGAGCAGTATTTTACTGTATATCATTGGCAATTGAATGGACAGGCTGATTGTGAAATGAACGCAGATTACTTGCAGGTAAGCGTCATTGAAGGACAAACTGTTCTAATCATGGATGGACAATCTTTTGAGCTGAAGAAGGGTACCCATTTTATCCTGCCGCAGGGTGTTCGGGAGTTTAAGTTAGAAGGTAATGCTGAGTTTATTGTTTCGCATGAATAA